The Prionailurus viverrinus isolate Anna chromosome B2, UM_Priviv_1.0, whole genome shotgun sequence genome contains the following window.
atggatgtgtgtgtatttgtgcatgtgtgcatgagaaCGAAccatggtttgtttttatttgctcttctgagAAGGTGTTAAGGAGGGGATATTCCCTGTTGTTGCACATTTAGACTGTGCCTGATACCTTTGTAATTAATTCTATTAAGAAATTGTTAGTGCAtagattttgttttctggatACCACTGGTCACATCTTCATAGGAAATCAAAGGAGTTCTAAAACAGTGTGAATTACCACATTCTTTATTCCATTGctatcaacatttattttatgccaGTTTTGTACCCGTTTCTTTCACACACTGGTTTGAAAGAAACTTGCgtcatattttaaaactcttggAAGAGTTAAAAATGTGCTGGATGGCTACCCTTCGTGATATGAAAGAACTGAAATACTCGTGTCCTGATGACTCTTTCGTTGGTATGTTACTATGCTCATTCAGTACTGCGCAGTTGGGTGGAAAAGGTCATCAGACGAGCCTTAGAGCCTTAGAGCTGGCATTATGTTTGATCTAGTGTGACTGTCTCTGCAGGCTACCTTCCAGAATGGTGATCATTCATATAATATAGATGGGTGTGGGAGATTTTGTATAATACCAATATATCCTTTCCTTTAGGCCTTTCCTTGTACTAAGTTAAGGTTAGCATTATAGCTCTTTGACTTGTCATGGCTTTGAGAATATATCTGTGTGTATCTCTATATATTTACCCAAGTAATTATTTTATCCTAGGCAATGATGCAAAGCATTACACTTTGTACATAAGTTACCCATTTGGATAATACTTTAAAACGTTGTGACTAGAATGGTGATATGGAGTAACCCTACCTCTTTGAGGAATTTTATGAAGGTTGGTGTAATTACTCTAATGGAGTAATGTGTGAAACACAAATCTGCAGAAGGAAGAATTGAGTGTTGGCCCCTGGATTTTAAAGTTCTGATTCCAAAGGACTCTGCACAGCTGATGAATTTTCAGAGTTCCTGTTAAATTGGCATGGTAATTGTAAGCATCTTTGGGGTTAACGTTAAGCACTGTTTGAATGGTGTTGTTCTCAGGTTTTCTCTCATTGTTTGTTTtacttccacacacacacaaagaaacctGATATTTGTTTGTATGCAGAACTAGCAGCGATGTGTTGAATGTAACTGAATTCTTTGTAGAAATATATTCCAGGGCATAAATTCCtataactgaatttatttttgagatcatGTTGTATCATGACCTGTGCCATGCGTAGTGTGTGTATTCCAGCTGTGTGCAATTATGAGATACATATGAAAAACAAtgaatctggggtgcctgggtggctcagccggtgaaggGTCTGACGTCGGCTCTGGCCAAGATCTCACTGTTtgcgagttcaagctccatgttgggctctgtgctgacagctaggagcctggagcctggttcagttctgtgtcttcttctctcccccatttccccacttgcactctgcctttgtctctctctcaaagataaataaacattagaaaaagttttaaaaatgctgacTATCACTCTGTGTGCACCACTTTCCTATTCTTTCtgatttccctccctcttttcccttaTCCCGATTTTCTCGAAGTGcacacatatttttcatttattttattgattttaaattctcttttttatttttttgaatttacatccatattagttagcatatagtgcaataatgatttcaggagtacattccttaatacctcttacccatgtagcccatcttccctccacaacccctccagcaaccctcagtttgttctccatatttatgagtgccttctgttttgtccccctccctgtttgtatattatttttacttcccttcccttatgttcatctgttttgtctcttaaagtcctcatatgagtgaattcatatgatttttgtctttctctgactgactaatttcacttagcataataccccccagttccatccatgtagttgcaaatggcacgatttcattcttttttgattgctgagtaatactccattgtatgtttataccacatcttctttatccattcatccattggtggacatttgggctctttccatactttggccattgttgatagtgctgctataaacacgggtgtgcacacacatattttatactACTTTCAGCCTACTAGGCTGAGACTGAAAGACATTTTGTACCTATGACTGATGCAGACACAGGtccattatttgatttttcttacattaaatattatgattttcttttctgataataTAGAATTAATTAATATGAACGATGGCAATTTCATGAGTCCATAATTTATTCAAAGAGTTACTTATACAGTCCCATGCCCTGTCTTATAACATGCTATATTCACATCCTGCCAACATTTTATTGCTTTGaagattgcttttaaaaattgctaaatgCTTGGTCTTGACAGGAAACATGTGATAAGAAAGAATGGACCAGAAAAATGGAAGTTCTTTCACTGGCTTTATCCTGCTGGGTTTCTCTGACCGGCCTCAGCTGGAGCGAGTCCTCTTTGTGGTTCTTCTCATCTTCTATCTGCTCACCCTCCTGGGAAACACAAGCATCATTGCATTGTCCCGCCTGGACCCACACCTGCAGactcccatgtactttttcctgtCCAACCTAAGCTTTCTGGACCTGTGTTACACGACCAGCATTGTTCCTCAGCTGCTGGTTCATCTCAGGAGAGAAGACAAGTCTATCTCTTTCGGTGGCTGTGTAGCTCAGATGTTCGTTGCTCTAGGGTTGGGATGCACAGAATGCATTCTGTTAGGGGTGATGGCATTTGACCGCTATGCAGCCGTCTGCAGGCCCCTGCACTACACAGTGATCATGCACCCCCGTCTCTGCGCCCTGATGGCTTCTGCATCATGGTTCCTTGGTTTTGCTACCTCCTCATTGCAGACAGTGCTCACCTTCCTTGTACCACTCtgtgggagaaataaaatagacCACTTCCTTTGTGAGATGCCCCCACTGCTCAAACTTGCCTGTGTTGACACCACTGTGTATGAGTCTGAGCTCTTGTTTGTCGGTGTGATCATTCTCTTCATACCTGTGGCATTAATCACGTTCTCCTATGGTCATGTTGTCAGGGTAGTGCTAAGAATAAAGTCAGCTGCAGGACAGAGGAAAGTGTTTGGG
Protein-coding sequences here:
- the LOC125165923 gene encoding putative olfactory receptor 2B8, which encodes MDQKNGSSFTGFILLGFSDRPQLERVLFVVLLIFYLLTLLGNTSIIALSRLDPHLQTPMYFFLSNLSFLDLCYTTSIVPQLLVHLRREDKSISFGGCVAQMFVALGLGCTECILLGVMAFDRYAAVCRPLHYTVIMHPRLCALMASASWFLGFATSSLQTVLTFLVPLCGRNKIDHFLCEMPPLLKLACVDTTVYESELLFVGVIILFIPVALITFSYGHVVRVVLRIKSAAGQRKVFGTCGSHLTVVSLFYGTAIYAYLQPSNNYSQDQGKFVSLFYTIVTPMVNPFIYTLRNKDVTGAMKKVLCRGYDSR